Proteins encoded by one window of Nicotiana tabacum cultivar K326 chromosome 10, ASM71507v2, whole genome shotgun sequence:
- the LOC107808801 gene encoding non-specific lipid-transfer protein 1-like: MAGKIACFVVLCIVAAAHSAEALTCTEVDAYLKNCVPFLTKTGLLGTCCDGVKKLEAVATTTTDRQTACTCLKAAGETIIGLDWSRVGDLPSACGVNLPYTVSADIDCSKIE, from the exons atggcCGGAAAGATTGCATGCTTTGTGGTTTTGTGCATAGTGGCAGCTGCGCACAGCGCAGAAGCCCTAACTTGCACTGAGGTTGACGCGTACCTCAAAAATTGTGTACCTTTCCTTACAAAAACTGGGCTTCTGGGAACGTGCTGCGATGGCGTTAAGAAATTAGAGGCCGTTGCCACCACCACAACTGACCGTCAAACTGCATGCACTTGCCTGAAAGCTGCTGGTGAAACTATCATAGGACTTGATTGGAGTAGAGTTGGTGATCTTCCAAGTGCCTGTGGTGTCAATCTTCCATACACTGTCAGCGCTGACATTGACTGTTCCAA GATCGAGTAA